Proteins found in one Fulvitalea axinellae genomic segment:
- a CDS encoding RagB/SusD family nutrient uptake outer membrane protein, which yields MTRKRLIFARCLGMIVLSFLLGGCFWSLEPVSEDKETEEDFFKNEDDVMLALYGAYGKLAVWQAPGKDSGRFIFSEATTDEFYCSWSDWEWPRWSEFSWTPVNSASTRFWQPYKMTDCTSIIWKINNTKMNPLNRPRVLAELRLMRALWAWHHYDLFGPVPVLTNPEYLKKDGPDYKPKRPDKAWMVNFIMTEAMESANDLPVAVEEFEYGRLTRGVAYMLALKLSVHEKDWRSVADLCEKIISLNQYALQESYASIFHVENERNSEIIWAIPCLVSFRSNSWLRAVYPFDYQSPDGNLVEKIGGYKMPWAVYDRVFTDPADKRLEVLWENYPVGDGEVESARKYKGALPVKYSEDPEGLGGDQGTDYVVWRFADVLLYKAEALANLAGFPSAEALDALNQVRDRAGIETVEGGEIPDLDSFNAFILDERLRELWMEGVRRQDLIRHGKFVEEARKRGSSEASEKHLLLPIPQYAIDENENLAQNPGY from the coding sequence GACCCGCAAGCGGTTAATCTTCGCAAGATGTTTGGGAATGATCGTTTTGTCGTTCCTTCTGGGCGGTTGCTTTTGGAGCCTTGAGCCCGTAAGCGAAGACAAAGAAACGGAAGAGGATTTTTTTAAGAACGAGGACGACGTAATGTTGGCCCTGTACGGAGCTTATGGAAAGCTGGCAGTGTGGCAAGCGCCTGGAAAAGACTCGGGCCGTTTTATTTTTAGCGAAGCGACTACGGACGAGTTTTACTGCTCTTGGAGCGATTGGGAATGGCCGCGTTGGAGCGAGTTTTCTTGGACTCCGGTGAACAGCGCCTCCACCAGGTTTTGGCAACCGTACAAGATGACGGATTGCACATCCATAATCTGGAAAATAAACAACACCAAGATGAATCCTCTGAACCGGCCCAGGGTTTTGGCCGAACTGCGTTTGATGAGGGCGCTGTGGGCTTGGCATCACTATGACCTTTTCGGTCCGGTTCCGGTGTTGACAAATCCGGAATACCTCAAAAAAGACGGGCCCGATTACAAACCAAAACGTCCAGATAAAGCTTGGATGGTCAATTTTATAATGACTGAAGCCATGGAATCGGCAAATGATCTACCCGTGGCTGTTGAGGAATTTGAGTATGGACGTTTGACCAGAGGAGTCGCTTATATGTTGGCCTTAAAGCTGAGCGTACACGAAAAAGACTGGCGCAGTGTGGCTGACTTGTGCGAAAAAATCATCTCACTCAACCAATACGCTTTGCAGGAAAGTTACGCCTCGATTTTTCATGTGGAAAATGAGCGGAATAGCGAAATTATCTGGGCGATTCCCTGCTTGGTTTCGTTTAGGTCTAATTCTTGGTTACGGGCGGTTTACCCATTTGATTACCAATCGCCGGATGGGAATTTGGTGGAAAAAATAGGAGGCTACAAAATGCCTTGGGCCGTTTATGATAGGGTTTTTACCGACCCTGCGGACAAGCGTCTGGAAGTCCTTTGGGAGAACTATCCTGTGGGTGACGGCGAAGTGGAAAGCGCCCGGAAGTACAAAGGAGCTTTACCCGTGAAGTACAGCGAAGATCCCGAGGGCCTCGGTGGTGACCAGGGTACGGATTATGTGGTGTGGCGCTTTGCCGATGTACTTTTATATAAGGCGGAAGCTTTGGCGAATCTTGCCGGTTTTCCCTCGGCGGAAGCTTTGGATGCGCTTAACCAAGTACGAGACAGGGCTGGAATCGAAACTGTGGAGGGTGGGGAAATTCCGGATTTGGATTCGTTCAACGCATTTATCCTTGATGAGCGATTACGCGAACTTTGGATGGAAGGTGTCAGAAGACAAGACTTGATCAGACACGGGAAATTTGTGGAGGAAGCCCGCAAGCGTGGCTCCTCGGAAGCTTCGGAGAAGCATCTTTTATTGCCGATTCCCCAGTACGCTATTGACGAGAACGAGAATTTGGCTCAAAATCCCGGTTACTGA